A genome region from Methanococcoides burtonii DSM 6242 includes the following:
- a CDS encoding FlaD/FlaE family flagellar protein, which produces MSELPWENKKGNANTSNEHSPEPNLPWESEKKNDISVDVDSEIAPDIFANAIKPSEAKNSPDNKPEITVHPAFIPKITSDPIDKDENITMVKPFENDNVHINQVERTVSNIAVIDRIQKTSQKDDKKASLPLFEPDFPDNDIPPLVENNNDEAMFPSINEDEFTVAEEPVFPSINEDEFTATEEPVFPSINEFEFTATEEPVFPSINEDEFTATEEPVFPSINETEFTATEKPVFPPINEAEFTATRESTLPPIAKAAQEASKSIPNKKGKGFLASITDALKRIAQKKKLIDRMEEFQPIAPEYTDQDKESPAVSEQNHKGISSENKAIPPIDISENVNLDDIRTVVPIENAIIIEKEEIIEKVESSPLTLSIEAMDEIKKELADSKRSQESLYTNIGTLTGNIGELEQSLTVIKNDSENTNSSINARIEESTNHIAKIEKRISELEDTLENIHSDNSELQTGLASIEENIAELTSSNAMIFSHIQKITEFGNSRSAEIFETNDRIDKIDESLTLLTQIQDESQKNIHELRSVASDIIRSLEKAHNTNKEFKAETDERGELFKNELISLTEFVEKEFKAIGARSYKSHGENVHLNNIIKNSTNMKLCMEWLEFLMELVGCNHLSDILSFYEELGWINEDVRVELIRYAEGIDYYIEKSDWKLPPDDHVKSIWFIEQLAGLKVDKNRLSIIEKDIKKVKMGTEIYGI; this is translated from the coding sequence ATGAGTGAACTACCATGGGAAAATAAAAAAGGAAATGCAAATACCTCTAATGAGCATTCGCCTGAACCCAACCTACCTTGGGAATCTGAAAAGAAGAACGACATATCTGTTGATGTGGACTCTGAAATCGCCCCGGATATTTTTGCAAATGCCATCAAACCCTCTGAAGCAAAAAATAGTCCAGATAACAAACCGGAAATAACCGTACATCCGGCATTTATTCCAAAGATAACATCTGATCCTATCGATAAAGATGAAAATATAACCATGGTCAAGCCCTTTGAAAACGATAATGTCCACATAAATCAAGTAGAGCGGACTGTATCGAATATAGCAGTCATTGATAGAATTCAAAAAACTAGCCAAAAGGATGATAAAAAAGCATCTTTACCATTATTTGAACCAGACTTTCCTGACAACGATATACCCCCATTGGTTGAAAATAATAATGATGAAGCTATGTTCCCATCAATTAATGAAGATGAATTTACAGTAGCTGAAGAGCCTGTGTTCCCATCAATTAATGAAGATGAATTTACAGCAACTGAGGAACCTGTGTTCCCATCAATTAATGAATTTGAATTTACAGCAACTGAAGAACCTGTGTTCCCATCAATTAATGAAGATGAATTTACAGCAACTGAGGAACCTGTTTTCCCATCAATTAATGAAACTGAATTTACAGCAACTGAGAAACCTGTGTTCCCACCAATTAATGAAGCTGAATTTACAGCAACTCGCGAATCCACATTGCCACCGATCGCTAAAGCTGCTCAAGAAGCATCAAAATCAATACCAAATAAAAAAGGGAAAGGATTCCTGGCTTCAATAACAGATGCATTGAAAAGGATCGCTCAAAAGAAAAAATTAATCGACAGAATGGAAGAATTCCAACCAATTGCACCTGAATATACAGATCAGGATAAAGAATCCCCAGCAGTATCAGAACAAAATCATAAGGGCATAAGTTCTGAAAACAAAGCTATTCCCCCTATTGATATAAGTGAAAATGTTAATTTGGACGATATTCGAACAGTAGTACCAATCGAGAATGCGATAATCATTGAGAAAGAAGAGATCATTGAAAAAGTGGAAAGCTCACCCCTAACTCTTTCTATAGAAGCAATGGATGAAATAAAAAAAGAGCTTGCCGATTCAAAACGATCTCAAGAATCTCTTTATACGAACATTGGCACCCTTACCGGAAATATTGGAGAGCTGGAACAATCACTAACCGTTATCAAAAATGATAGTGAAAACACCAATTCCAGCATCAATGCCAGAATCGAAGAATCTACGAATCATATTGCTAAAATCGAAAAAAGAATCAGTGAATTAGAAGATACTCTGGAAAATATTCACTCCGATAATAGCGAACTTCAGACCGGACTTGCATCCATTGAAGAAAACATTGCTGAACTTACAAGCTCAAATGCAATGATATTCTCCCATATACAGAAAATAACAGAATTCGGTAATTCAAGATCTGCAGAGATATTTGAAACGAACGATCGCATCGATAAAATTGATGAGTCACTGACACTACTTACCCAGATACAAGACGAATCGCAAAAGAACATACACGAATTAAGATCTGTAGCTTCCGACATAATCAGAAGCTTAGAAAAAGCACACAATACGAACAAAGAGTTCAAAGCTGAGACCGACGAACGTGGTGAACTTTTTAAGAATGAACTGATATCCCTAACTGAATTTGTAGAGAAAGAATTTAAAGCCATTGGAGCCAGAAGCTACAAAAGTCACGGTGAGAATGTTCATTTGAATAATATAATTAAAAATTCCACAAATATGAAACTCTGTATGGAATGGTTAGAATTCCTTATGGAGCTTGTGGGATGTAATCATCTTTCAGATATCCTGTCCTTCTATGAAGAGCTGGGATGGATAAATGAAGACGTGCGTGTGGAACTTATCAGGTATGCAGAAGGTATCGATTACTATATTGAAAAATCTGATTGGAAGCTTCCCCCTGATGACCATGTAAAATCCATCTGGTTCATTGAACAGCTTGCAGGCCTTAAAGTCGATAAGAACAGGCTTTCGATCATAGAGAAAGACATCAAGAAAGTAAAAATGGGTACAGAGATATATGGAATCTGA
- a CDS encoding sensor histidine kinase, translated as MSPVTRSDTTIFDLELVQVNGNTIPIHMNTKAASIGGRSYQLVNFMFSDVSQNVTMNDNDPVGKLSRDQYSTIVEKSNDGVVLIYDLKVKFVNSKVLNITGYDRDEVMGSDFFKLISPGDRSTLMKLYQKILHKDKNVRDRYDTFLISKYGKNIPVEITVSFIEFNMVPAVMIIFRDISDKFKAKKAIGRKLNLEHTISSITSLFIAPDGIDVAINKALEKIGLLCECDRVGMFMLCQDGFVADNTNEWCGKGVLCHKEELQKIPVSIIPWIMEQLSKGQVVFVTDVGKLPSQASKEKDLFMKKGIRSFISFPIYIDSKFAGFICLYNVSDCEEWDENELTTMQMIMGIIGMAIERNLNEESLKTYAYQLAEANYQLESLDRMKDEFLANLSHELRTPLNVIKGFGGLMSEERFGKLDERQRKAMDAVMRNTTILIELVESLLYITSVQADMIKYSFAQINVESSLERAISLVASNIEKKRLMLKIDVKKDLPYIRGDKVYLEKVFVHLLGNAIKFTPASGTVSVFMDRTRDSLHIAIKDTGVGVASDQIPYMFHKFRQLDGSLTRKYGGVGIGLYICKHIVDAHKGKIWMESEEGTGTDIHIILPI; from the coding sequence GTGTCCCCCGTTACTAGAAGCGATACTACTATTTTTGATCTTGAACTTGTTCAAGTAAATGGTAATACTATTCCTATTCATATGAACACAAAGGCTGCATCGATTGGAGGGCGTAGCTATCAACTAGTTAATTTCATGTTCTCAGATGTTAGCCAGAATGTCACGATGAATGATAATGATCCGGTCGGGAAGTTGTCAAGAGATCAGTACTCCACGATAGTTGAGAAAAGTAATGATGGGGTCGTGCTTATTTATGATCTCAAGGTCAAGTTCGTTAACAGCAAAGTGCTCAATATTACCGGTTATGATCGGGATGAAGTTATGGGTTCTGATTTTTTTAAATTAATATCTCCGGGGGACCGGAGTACATTAATGAAGTTATATCAAAAAATTCTTCATAAGGACAAAAATGTTCGAGATAGGTATGATACTTTTTTAATATCTAAATATGGTAAGAACATACCTGTTGAGATCACAGTTTCTTTCATAGAGTTCAATATGGTACCAGCCGTGATGATAATATTCAGAGATATTTCTGATAAGTTCAAAGCAAAAAAAGCTATTGGTCGCAAGCTAAATCTGGAACATACGATCTCATCGATAACTTCTCTTTTCATTGCTCCTGATGGTATTGACGTAGCAATTAATAAAGCCCTTGAAAAAATTGGTCTCCTTTGTGAATGTGACAGGGTAGGTATGTTCATGCTATGTCAGGATGGATTTGTTGCTGACAACACGAATGAATGGTGTGGTAAAGGGGTTCTGTGCCATAAAGAAGAACTACAGAAAATTCCTGTTAGTATTATTCCTTGGATAATGGAACAACTTTCCAAGGGTCAAGTGGTTTTTGTGACAGATGTAGGGAAATTACCATCACAGGCCTCTAAGGAAAAAGATCTTTTTATGAAAAAAGGAATTAGATCATTCATTTCGTTCCCTATTTATATAGATAGTAAATTTGCAGGTTTTATTTGTCTTTATAACGTTTCAGATTGCGAGGAATGGGACGAAAATGAATTGACCACCATGCAGATGATCATGGGGATCATAGGCATGGCAATTGAAAGGAATCTGAACGAAGAATCCCTTAAGACCTACGCTTATCAGTTAGCTGAAGCTAATTATCAGTTAGAATCTCTTGACAGGATGAAAGATGAGTTCCTTGCAAATCTAAGCCATGAGCTTAGGACACCCTTGAATGTTATCAAAGGGTTTGGGGGTCTCATGTCTGAAGAGAGGTTTGGTAAGCTTGATGAGAGACAACGTAAAGCAATGGATGCTGTTATGCGTAATACAACTATTCTGATTGAACTTGTTGAATCACTTCTTTACATAACTTCTGTTCAGGCAGACATGATCAAGTATAGTTTTGCTCAGATCAATGTTGAATCTTCTCTTGAGAGAGCAATTTCATTGGTGGCCTCAAATATTGAAAAGAAGAGATTAATGTTGAAAATAGATGTTAAGAAAGATCTTCCTTATATTAGAGGTGATAAAGTATATCTTGAAAAAGTGTTTGTTCACCTTCTGGGCAATGCTATCAAGTTCACTCCTGCCAGTGGTACTGTCTCAGTTTTCATGGACCGGACCCGTGATAGTTTACATATTGCAATAAAAGATACGGGCGTCGGTGTTGCGTCTGATCAGATACCTTATATGTTCCATAAGTTCCGGCAGCTAGATGGTTCTCTTACGCGTAAATATGGGGGAGTTGGTATTGGTCTCTATATTTGTAAACATATTGTTGATGCACATAAAGGAAAGATATGGATGGAAAGTGAGGAAGGCACTGGAACTGATATTCACATAATTCTTCCAATATAA
- a CDS encoding PAS domain-containing protein: MLETNSDVLRIDHIPIGIASTPFDDAERSVSFLSLLPGGLVLVDVQTSQVVDMNPEGIEMIGLSKDDVLGKDCHTFFNN, translated from the coding sequence TTGTTGGAGACAAATAGTGATGTATTAAGAATTGATCATATCCCGATTGGAATAGCTTCAACGCCTTTTGATGATGCTGAGCGTTCTGTATCATTTTTATCTCTTTTACCGGGAGGCTTGGTCCTTGTTGATGTGCAGACCAGTCAGGTGGTGGACATGAATCCGGAGGGAATTGAAATGATAGGTCTCTCCAAGGATGATGTCTTGGGAAAAGACTGCCATACTTTTTTTAATAATTAG
- a CDS encoding glycerophosphoryl diester phosphodiesterase membrane domain-containing protein — MDYEDIFSRSWNAFKDNVAAFIVATIIVVFGSIFIVTIAPLFYGLTYMAVKGLRGEKVEINDVFEGFNRFVKSWVLLLVSVILIGIGYMLLVLPGLILSILLIYSFPLLVIKDYGAMDAIKESIDISKPNFVDSLVLFIIVAIISAIGGITYIVSLVTIPIITLALVAAAESYLGSEDNYTAEYTDVSDVDDGNE; from the coding sequence TTGGATTATGAAGATATATTTAGCAGATCTTGGAACGCTTTTAAGGACAACGTTGCTGCCTTTATCGTAGCTACGATCATCGTGGTATTCGGTTCCATCTTCATTGTGACAATAGCTCCACTGTTCTATGGTCTTACTTATATGGCTGTGAAAGGTTTGAGGGGAGAAAAGGTCGAGATCAATGATGTGTTCGAGGGTTTCAATCGTTTTGTGAAAAGCTGGGTTCTTTTACTTGTCTCCGTTATCCTTATTGGTATAGGCTACATGCTCCTGGTACTTCCAGGTTTGATCCTTTCAATTCTTCTTATCTATTCCTTCCCTCTGCTTGTCATAAAGGACTATGGTGCCATGGATGCAATAAAGGAAAGTATAGATATTTCAAAGCCAAATTTTGTGGATAGTCTGGTATTGTTTATCATTGTGGCTATCATCAGTGCTATTGGTGGAATTACCTACATCGTATCCCTTGTAACCATTCCGATCATAACACTTGCATTGGTTGCAGCTGCTGAGTCCTACCTTGGATCAGAGGACAATTATACTGCTGAATATACTGATGTATCAGATGTAGATGATGGGAATGAGTGA
- a CDS encoding mechanosensitive ion channel family protein, giving the protein MQINNIISLYVQQFAGSLFESTGSKLAVAALIIISSIILAFGVDLVFKKVLLHYTAKTRIKIDDLVLEAVKRPIYYTLIFFGIFLALSVVGIGEYFFIATNNLLLTLLALVWLFALVNINKILFDNVFPGLVQKTETKMDDELLPLLKGLSDIIIVLVGLGMIIEGVWGINVGPLFASAGIVGIAIAFAAKDAISQFFGGLSIYYDKPFKNGDRIEIGDGQIGLVQEVGIRSTRILDFYNNMIIIPNSIIANNKIINYTSPQPQMMVKITIGVEYGSDVSKVKEVLLKIGNDIDLVLDDPSPSVRFDNHGDFSLDFALILWVKYPSEKFSVINEVNTMIDIEFKKAGIGIPFPTYTLLKPE; this is encoded by the coding sequence ATGCAAATCAATAATATCATATCTTTGTACGTCCAGCAGTTTGCAGGATCGCTTTTTGAATCAACGGGATCCAAACTGGCTGTGGCTGCACTGATCATTATCTCCTCAATAATCCTTGCGTTTGGTGTGGATCTTGTTTTTAAGAAAGTGCTTTTGCATTACACGGCAAAGACCAGAATCAAGATCGATGATCTTGTCCTCGAGGCTGTAAAACGTCCGATCTACTATACGTTGATATTCTTTGGGATATTTCTTGCCCTTTCAGTAGTCGGTATTGGAGAGTATTTCTTTATTGCCACCAATAATCTCTTACTGACACTTCTGGCTCTGGTATGGCTATTTGCATTGGTTAACATAAACAAGATATTGTTTGACAATGTTTTCCCAGGACTTGTGCAGAAAACGGAAACCAAAATGGATGATGAGCTCCTGCCATTGCTAAAAGGTTTGTCCGATATCATCATCGTACTTGTCGGTTTAGGTATGATCATCGAAGGTGTATGGGGAATAAATGTAGGTCCTCTCTTCGCATCTGCCGGAATCGTTGGTATTGCTATTGCGTTTGCTGCAAAGGATGCTATATCCCAATTCTTTGGTGGCCTTTCCATCTATTATGACAAGCCGTTCAAGAATGGTGATCGTATAGAGATCGGTGATGGTCAGATAGGGCTCGTGCAGGAAGTAGGTATCAGAAGTACTCGTATACTTGATTTTTACAACAATATGATAATAATTCCAAATAGTATCATTGCAAACAACAAGATCATCAACTACACTTCTCCCCAACCCCAGATGATGGTAAAAATAACTATCGGGGTAGAATATGGTTCTGACGTTTCAAAGGTAAAGGAGGTCCTGCTTAAGATCGGAAATGATATCGATCTCGTTCTGGATGATCCGTCACCTTCTGTTCGTTTTGATAATCATGGGGATTTCAGTCTTGATTTTGCTTTGATACTCTGGGTAAAATATCCTTCCGAGAAGTTCAGTGTCATCAACGAAGTAAATACTATGATAGATATCGAGTTCAAAAAAGCAGGTATCGGGATACCATTTCCCACATATACCTTGTTGAAGCCTGAATGA
- a CDS encoding IS1 family transposase (programmed frameshift) produces MNCPRCKSFNHKKNGKIDGRQRYKCHDCEYNYSVELKSTASPMSVKRQALQLYLEGLGFRSIGRFLGVSHVSVQKWIKKFGRELEDLKSENEISIVELDEMHTYIGNKKYCWIWIAVDRDGKRFIDCSFGSRGTETGLKLWKKLKGKEIGEVMTDHWRAYAEFVPEKIHTQSKAETYTVEGYNSIFRHFLARLRRKSKCYTKSLEMLKYSVLLLMKYRNKELAMFS; encoded by the exons ATGAACTGTCCCAGGTGCAAGAGCTTCAATCATAAAAAGAACGGTAAAATCGATGGACGTCAACGCTACAAATGCCATGATTGTGAGTATAACTATTCAGTGGAGCTAAAATCAACTGCTAGCCCCATGTCTGTTAAACGGCAGGCTTTACAACTCTATCTCGAAGGATTAGGATTTCGTTCAATTGGACGTTTTTTAGGAGTTAGCCACGTTTCTGTCCAAAAATGGATAAAGAAGTTTGGTCGTGAATTAGAGGATCTAAAGAGCGAAAATGAAATATCGATTGTTGAATTAGATGAAATGCACACTTATATCGGGAAC AAAAAATATTGTTGGATCTGGATTGCTGTTGATAGAGATGGAAAAAGGTTCATAGACTGCTCTTTTGGTAGCAGGGGAACGGAAACAGGACTAAAACTCTGGAAAAAATTAAAGGGGAAGGAGATTGGAGAAGTGATGACTGATCACTGGAGGGCATATGCAGAGTTTGTTCCAGAGAAAATTCACACTCAATCCAAAGCTGAAACATATACTGTTGAAGGATATAACAGCATATTCAGGCACTTTCTGGCAAGATTGAGAAGAAAGTCAAAGTGTTATACTAAGAGTCTTGAAATGCTGAAGTACTCTGTTCTTCTTTTGATGAAGTACAGAAATAAAGAGCTAGCTATGTTTAGTTAA
- the htpX gene encoding zinc metalloprotease HtpX encodes MKWKHDRGLEGRMLLTMFLLAAVYLAFLAFLFYAGAPQMFMVLFIGAFMGLQYYYSDRLVLWTMHAKVVTAQEAPDLHQTITRLCAIADLPMPRVAVVNTSIPNAFATGRGPKNAVVAVTTGLMDQLNQGELEAVLAHELSHVKNRDMAILTIASFISTMAFYIVRYSFYFGGMGGMGGRRKESGGIVAIWIVSLLVWIISFLLIRALSRYREFAADKGSAVITGQPSNLASALTKISGIMPRIPKDDLREVEGMNAFFIFPAVSGSFMSLLSTHPTIEKRIAALEKIQRELEL; translated from the coding sequence TTGAAATGGAAACATGACAGGGGACTTGAGGGCAGGATGTTGTTGACAATGTTCCTGCTGGCGGCAGTGTATCTAGCATTTCTGGCATTCCTGTTCTATGCGGGTGCGCCTCAGATGTTTATGGTGTTGTTCATAGGCGCATTCATGGGATTACAATACTATTACTCGGACAGGCTGGTGCTCTGGACCATGCATGCCAAGGTCGTTACTGCGCAGGAGGCTCCTGACCTGCACCAGACCATCACCCGGCTATGTGCCATAGCGGACCTGCCAATGCCCAGGGTGGCAGTGGTGAACACCTCAATTCCAAATGCCTTTGCAACTGGAAGGGGTCCCAAAAATGCAGTGGTTGCCGTGACCACGGGTCTGATGGATCAGCTTAACCAGGGTGAACTTGAAGCTGTGCTTGCACATGAGCTGAGCCATGTCAAGAACAGGGATATGGCGATACTGACCATAGCCAGTTTCATATCTACCATGGCATTCTACATAGTCAGGTACAGTTTTTACTTTGGGGGTATGGGAGGCATGGGCGGCAGGAGAAAAGAATCAGGCGGTATTGTTGCTATCTGGATCGTCTCATTGCTGGTATGGATCATAAGTTTCCTGCTGATACGTGCTCTTTCAAGGTACAGGGAATTTGCGGCAGACAAGGGTTCCGCTGTCATCACGGGTCAGCCCTCCAATCTGGCATCGGCACTGACCAAGATCAGCGGGATCATGCCTCGTATTCCCAAGGATGATCTGAGGGAAGTGGAGGGTATGAACGCCTTTTTCATATTCCCGGCAGTTTCAGGTTCTTTCATGAGCCTGTTATCGACCCATCCTACCATAGAAAAAAGGATCGCTGCACTCGAAAAGATACAAAGGGAGCTGGAACTATAA